GAAGAATCAACCATTTTTTcaacactgtaatcgtgctggttcctttttgctgaatgcgatccatttgtagtggtgcttcaagaggGCTATGTGAGAATTTGAGTTGAATCGTTTGGAAATTCAATGATCTATTTTTTCTTATGGCTGTCTACTCTCTTGTTTCAGATTTGATCTGGGTGATGGGCAGAGACAAAGATCTTCCAGCTGAAGTCAGGCACAAAATTTACACCTCACTGCAAGAGCTCGGATTTGATCCAGAAATTCTAGTTTTAACAAACCATAAAAATTGCCCACCTCAGTTTTGAATGAGGCCTCATTGCGTGTTCTCCTTCATACTCatgactgaagtgcgaaaccacatagctccgtttgcgacgctgcagtctacctgccatactttatcttttctttggaaaactagtcggTGTAATTAATTGAaagatttttggatgttt
The genomic region above belongs to Bemisia tabaci chromosome 8, PGI_BMITA_v3 and contains:
- the LOC140225232 gene encoding apolipoprotein D-like — encoded protein: MLPGAGEYSILDTDYEQYAILWSCSDLGFFHADLIWVMGRDKDLPAEVRHKIYTSLQELGFDPEILVLTNHKNCPPQF